A region of Etheostoma cragini isolate CJK2018 chromosome 24, CSU_Ecrag_1.0, whole genome shotgun sequence DNA encodes the following proteins:
- the LOC117939642 gene encoding cyclin-T2-like: MPSLNSIAASYASYQPLCDQSKSCDYDQFSEPHLSDFTLVKHEHKAAGGSSSKHPQLNTNTATFSRPQKVLTLEKYREKHAADLASQNGMKDESSTDMYAHPPALSLHHHKKRSQAQQASQSGESRRDKTSSKKARLPPSYAENGSATSEELKMRIKVSSERHGGSEQGGTLTGKDKHKEHGHRHSKHSHSHPYSLSGNSRGTIENASLSIRAPDVGSSGSSRKRPHSDAGNHNHHHHSSKSSRSSKGGIGSAHYSSESGSRMMEHHGHDGTNGMLTSNGQHTDYKDTFDMLDSLLSAQGMNL, encoded by the coding sequence ATGCCCTCCCTTAACAGCATCGCAGCCTCCTACGCCTCGTACCAGCCACTGTGCGATCAGTCAAAGAGCTGCGACTACGACCAGTTCTCCGAACCTCACCTTTCAGACTTCACACTGGTGAAACACGAACACAAAGCTGCAGGCGGATCTAGTAGTAAACACCCGCAGCTCAATACAAACACCGCCACTTTTTCACGGCCGCAGAAAGTCTTGACCCTGGAAAAGTACAGAGAGAAACATGCGGCGGACCTGGCCTCTCAGAATGGTATGAAGGATGAGTCGAGCACAGACATGTACGCACATCCCCCGGCTCTCTCCTTGCACCACCACAAGAAACGCTCTCAGGCACAGCAGGCCAGCCAGTCAGGTGAGAGCAGGAGAGATAAGACCAGCTCTAAAAAGGCTCGGCTGCCTCCTTCTTATGCAGAGAACGGCTCTGCCACGAGCGAGGAGCTCAAGATGAGAATTAAAGTTTCATCAGAGCGTCATGGAGGCTCAGAGCAGGGTGGGACTCTGACTGGTAAAGACAAGCACAAAGAGCATGGCCACCGTCACTCAAAACACAGCCACTCGCACCCTTACTCCCTCAGTGGAAACAGCAGAGGGACAATAGAGAACGCCTCCTTATCCATACGAGCTCCCGACGTTGGCTCCTCCGGCTCGTCTCGTAAAAGGCCTCACTCTGACGCCGGAaaccacaaccaccaccaccactcgTCCAAGAGCAGCAGGAGCTCTAAAGGAGGCATTGGCTCGGCCCACTACTCATCCGAGAGCGGGAGCAGGATGATGGAACACCATGGCCACGACGGAACCAACGGTATGCTGACCTCCAACGGCCAACACACTGACTACAAAGACACTTTTGACATGCTGGACTCTTTACTAAGTGCCCAAGGAATGAACTTGTAA